The segment CATCCTTTTCGACCTGGAAGACCTCAACGAGCTGGGTTTCCTGGACGCTACACTCCCGGTCCGGGAACAGGGCTTCCGCCGGATCCTGGTCAACGAGCCCATGCATCCTTTCCTGGAGGCCTGGTGGCCCCAGGGACACATCCTCGGTTGGGAACACACTTTCACCCACCAGATCCGCGACTTTCTGCAAGCCATCGCCGCCGGAGGACATCCCTCGCCATCATTCGAGGAAGGTCTGACGGTTCAACGGGTGCTGGCCGCCGTCGAGGAAAGCTCGGCCGCGAAGAGCGCGATCATTCAGCTGACCGAACCGGACGCTCCGTGAGACGGAGAAGCTTGACCTGCACCAAGGGCGAGTGATCGCTAGGCGGTTTTATCGCGTTTTGACTTACGCGCCGGCTGCTTTTTGCCCTTTTTGGCGCTGGTTTCCTTGACGCTTGCCTCAAGTGCCGCCATTAGGTCCAGAACCTCGGCATCCTCACCTTCGTCGGCAGGAGCCTCTTCCTCGGCGGGCTTGGCGCCCTTGAGCTTCTTCTTGACCAGATCCTGCAGCTGTTCCTGATACTCATCGGTGTATTCGTCCGGGTCGAAATCAGAAGAGAAGTTCTCCACCAGCGATGACGACATCTCCAGTTCCTTCTTCTGGATCCGGACATCGCCGTCGAGGGAGGCGAACTCGGCTTTACGCAACTCGTCGCCCCACAGCAGGGTCTGGATCACCAGCACGTCACCCTTGACCCGGAGCGCGGCCAGGTGGGTGCGCTGACGCAGGGCAAACTTCACGACGGCGGTGCGGTCGGTCTGTTCCAGTGTGCGTCGAAGCAGCACATATGCCTTCGGGGACTTCGAATCCGGCTCGAGGTAGTACGACTTATTGAAGTACACCGGATCTATCTGTTCCGTCGGCACAAAGGCCATCACTTCGATTTCGTGACTCTTCTCGGACGGCAGACTTTGGAAATCCTCGGCTGTCAGGATTGCGGTCTTACCGGAGTCCGACTCGTATTCCTTATCAATATCGCCGTAACTTACGACCTTTTCGCATTTCTCGCATTTGCGCTGGTAGTGGATCCGGCCGCCGTCCTTGCCATGCACCTGGTGAAACGACACGTCGTGTGAATCGGTCGCCGAATAAAGCCTGACCGGCACGTTGACGAGGCCGAAGGTCAGGGATCCTTTCCATATGGAACGCATACCTCCATGATGGTGCTAACTATTACGCTGTCAATGGCGGGTGCGAGAGGAGCCTTCGAAAAGTGGCGAGAACGACGCAGGTGAAAATCGGCGGGCATCGGCTTGGG is part of the Saxibacter everestensis genome and harbors:
- a CDS encoding Ku protein, with the protein product MRSIWKGSLTFGLVNVPVRLYSATDSHDVSFHQVHGKDGGRIHYQRKCEKCEKVVSYGDIDKEYESDSGKTAILTAEDFQSLPSEKSHEIEVMAFVPTEQIDPVYFNKSYYLEPDSKSPKAYVLLRRTLEQTDRTAVVKFALRQRTHLAALRVKGDVLVIQTLLWGDELRKAEFASLDGDVRIQKKELEMSSSLVENFSSDFDPDEYTDEYQEQLQDLVKKKLKGAKPAEEEAPADEGEDAEVLDLMAALEASVKETSAKKGKKQPARKSKRDKTA